From a region of the Pseudodesulfovibrio senegalensis genome:
- a CDS encoding hybrid sensor histidine kinase/response regulator — MPDDMARDQPLVLVVEDSRMVLQEISRRLLDTREFRVVTATTLAEAEQVMAEAGQDIFFSILDVTLPDAPDGEVVDHACARGIPSIVFTANLDEELRTEILSKNIIDYVVKDRTAVRQLVEQALRLKRNRGVRTMVVDDSPSFRSFIRQLLERQMFEVVEASSGKEGMDVLAAHDDMQLAIVDYEMPGMSGLELVRQLRAQRGRDRLAVIGVSARVTEPLSAWFIKSGANDFLHKPFTEEEFNCRVLQNMDMLHMVRELKRHDEEKNRFLGVVAHDLRTPINGMSGFLDMLLEGQSDPLSEDQREILEIVQTSTDNMLHMVNDLLDVSVIHSGRLDLRIAATDFAALVAERVRIQNFAASQKSISIEMESDALPPLNIDARRMAQMVDNLLSNAIKYSPHGSTTRVWVRREDDVVHFVVVDEGPGISVEDQTRLFQSFARTGNQPTGDELSVGLGLMIVRSIVQAHGGDVWVESDVGNGAEFHVTLPLAADTGG; from the coding sequence ATGCCGGACGACATGGCCAGAGACCAACCGCTTGTCCTTGTGGTCGAGGACAGCAGGATGGTGTTGCAGGAAATATCGCGCCGCCTTCTTGATACCCGTGAATTCAGGGTCGTAACCGCAACAACTCTTGCCGAAGCCGAACAGGTCATGGCCGAGGCCGGCCAGGACATCTTCTTTTCCATTCTCGACGTGACGCTTCCGGATGCCCCGGACGGCGAAGTCGTGGACCACGCCTGTGCGCGGGGCATACCTTCCATTGTTTTTACCGCCAATCTGGACGAGGAACTGCGTACCGAAATCCTTTCCAAGAATATCATCGATTATGTGGTCAAGGACAGGACCGCAGTGCGGCAACTCGTGGAACAGGCACTGCGGCTTAAGCGCAACCGGGGCGTTCGCACCATGGTTGTGGATGATTCCCCATCGTTCCGTTCGTTCATCCGTCAGCTTCTGGAGCGCCAGATGTTCGAGGTGGTGGAAGCCTCGAGCGGCAAAGAGGGCATGGATGTCCTTGCCGCCCACGACGACATGCAGCTCGCCATCGTGGATTATGAAATGCCGGGTATGAGCGGGTTGGAACTGGTTCGGCAATTACGCGCCCAACGCGGCCGCGACAGGCTCGCCGTGATCGGTGTCTCGGCCCGTGTGACGGAACCTCTTTCGGCCTGGTTCATCAAGAGCGGAGCCAATGACTTTCTGCACAAGCCCTTTACCGAGGAGGAATTCAACTGCCGGGTGTTGCAAAACATGGACATGCTGCACATGGTTCGCGAACTCAAGCGCCACGACGAGGAAAAGAACCGGTTCCTTGGTGTGGTGGCCCATGACCTGCGCACGCCCATCAACGGCATGAGCGGTTTTCTGGATATGCTGCTGGAAGGCCAATCCGATCCCCTTTCCGAAGACCAGCGGGAGATTCTGGAGATAGTGCAGACGTCCACCGACAACATGCTGCACATGGTCAATGATCTGCTTGACGTTTCGGTCATTCATTCCGGCAGGCTCGACCTGCGCATTGCGGCCACGGATTTTGCGGCGCTGGTTGCGGAGCGGGTCCGTATTCAGAATTTTGCCGCGTCCCAAAAGAGCATTTCCATCGAGATGGAGAGTGACGCGCTGCCCCCTCTGAACATTGACGCGCGGCGTATGGCCCAGATGGTGGACAACCTGCTTTCCAACGCCATCAAATATTCACCCCACGGGAGCACCACGCGGGTCTGGGTGAGGCGTGAGGATGACGTGGTGCATTTCGTGGTCGTGGATGAGGGGCCGGGTATTTCCGTGGAGGACCAGACCCGGTTGTTCCAGAGCTTTGCCCGTACCGGGAACCAGCCCACCGGCGACGAACTCAGCGTGGGCCTTGGCCTGATGATCGTGCGCAGCATCGTCCAGGCCCATGGCGGTGATGTATGGGTGGAATCCGACGTGGGCAACGGGGCGGAATTTCACGTGACCCTGCCGTTGGCTGCAGACACGGGTGGGTGA